The Salvelinus fontinalis isolate EN_2023a chromosome 9, ASM2944872v1, whole genome shotgun sequence genome has a window encoding:
- the LOC129862421 gene encoding uncharacterized protein LOC129862421 isoform X2: MLYIRFVCSWELFENVVCYRNIKQALGPGFLTYKMSILAKMIRALILSNVFLDSQTFTQILRDITELEPAVGSPEQIAYIPTPTLNCTEIHPRTGAIGSLHGFCEGYAYETILPYSQDVFTHKPQTETLNGLSTPLTQDRWTPPIKHQRTIRAQIHRSASPEQYYWEGIHETALQGQGSQATDQADAIIRVAQRHVPEFSELLQNSPLQKSRDSSPAYKDIQEATHLDPEEAPKTPVNRTAKLDDFKVLNDISEVDDLMFCEVANLIEAANSGGATASCEIDQAVLFKAFTQGLKSRKALLQRRMGILFEHQYNQDVSFWRRELPRMLNNSRVKTSKYLR; the protein is encoded by the exons ATGCTATATATTAGATTTGTTTGTTCTTGGGAATTGTTTGAAAACGTTGTATGTTATAGAAATATTAAACAGGCCTTAGGGCCCGGATTCTTAACGTATAAAATGTCAATATTAGCTAAAATGATTAGAGCTTTAATATTATCTAATGTTTTTTTAGATTCTCAAACCTTCACTCAGATTCTCCGAGATATAACTGAACTCGAACCGGCCGTAGGGTCTCCGGAACAAATTGCTTACATCCCAACGCCGACCCTGAATTGTA CGGAAATACATCCTAGAACGGGTGCCATAGGGAGTCTACACGGTTTCTGTGAAGGATATGCCTACGAGACAATTTTGCCCTACTCCCAGGATGTATTTACACACAAGCCGCAAACAGAGACTTTAAACGGCCTGTCAACTCCCCTGACCCAGGACCGTTGGACGCCCCCTATTAAACACCAACGGACAATCAGGGCCCAGATCCACAGGTCCGCTTCACCCGAACAATACTACTGGGAGGGTATTCACGAGACAGCTTTACAAGGACAAG gctcacaagctacagaccaggcagatgCTATAATTAGGGTTGCCCAAAGACATGTTCCCGAGTTCTCAGAGCTTCTTCAGAACAGCCCTCTTCAAAAAAGCCGAG ACTCCTCGCCGGCTTATAAAGACATCCAAGAAGCTACACATCTAGATCCCGAGGAGGCGCCAAAGACCCCAGTCAACAGAACAGCGAAGCTTGatgatttcaaagttttaaatGACATTTCTGAGGTAGACGATTTGATGTTCTGTGAAGTGGCCAACCTTATTGAAGCGGCCAATTCTGGTGGGGCAACAGCCTCTTGTGAAATAGACCAAGCCGTGCTTTTCAAGGCTTTTACACAGGGTTTAAAATCACGAAAGGCTTTACTTCAACGTCGTATGGGTATTCTATTCGAACATCAATACAATCAGGATGTGTCATTCTGGCGTAGAGAGCTGCCCCGCATGTTAAACAACAGTAGGGTTAAAACAAGCAAATACCTCCGTTAA
- the LOC129862421 gene encoding uncharacterized protein LOC129862421 isoform X1 has protein sequence MQSEIISNKKAYLIIVHNHGNKLCFAIGLAHLLSPGCTEREALQKAQELQKAVGLGIQEAVAFSDIGKFENFLNIKIVVLYHSRANDALLKFQNIQEPHPKTMYFYVQNEHYYAVTNITAFLGAPYVCPACHTGYTRKGGHSCRYNCSVCLDKHCPMQPLNLTPCEDCHRTCRSAYCYEKHKTETWHPKACKSVSSCDINKKCPKCHCNYNLKIDSPKPHVCGILHCPICKGPLKSRDAELVQEVTHECYIQPLAEDEHTEKYVFYDFETNQQSGVHLPIFVSTMTFTGEKWSAEGPDCARLFLKHFRKAQYRNFTFIAHNARAYDSYLLLNPLIQQGVAPSVIAQGSKILCFVDHAFKQRYIDSLSFLPMRLAQMPEALGFENSVKGYFPHFFTSEENLHYIGAYPAPEMYGCDQMSPKEREKFMTWYETVRHGTFDFHKEMKSYCDNDVVILREGCLRFREEVIKDAGIDPWSCTTIASACMKTYRTHYLTPASIAIPSPDNYRRQFKAYSSGSIQWLEYLAQDKNVFIQHALNRGEKAFGPYHVDGYTQIDGVETVYEYNGCFFHGCKLCFVPQAMCVLTQKTFGEMYQEFQDKLNSLKATYGLKVVVLWEHEWTALKKADPHVQAFLTQYDPPEPLEPRQALFGGRTNALTLRYVAQPDETIGYVDLTSLYPHVMSSSCYPIGHPEIIHSDFDEPQNYFGLIKATVYPPRGLFIPVLPYKVSKGKLFFPLCRTCCEHNNQENPCDHSDQERALTGVWVTVEFSKALEKGYRVAKIFEVWNFSRKSDTLFKEYIKTFLRCKQMASGYPASVTDQESKEKYIQDYHDREGILLDPDRIQVNKTKRNVSKLYLNSLWGKLAQRSNMLTTSIIKDPEEFLEFVFFGPMRNFTFFILESRHCLGAMASQPKVGSTPR, from the coding sequence ATGCAGTCCGAAATCATAAGCAATAAAAAGGCCTACCTCATAATCGTTCACAATCATGGTAATAAGCTATGCTTTGCCATAGGTTTGGCCCACTTACTCAGCCCAGGATGTACAGAGCGCGAAGCGTTACAGAAAGCTCAAGAGCTACAAAAGGCTGTGGGTTTAGGTATACAGGAGGCTGTGGCTTTCTCCGACATAGGCAAatttgaaaactttctgaatatcAAGATTGTGGTTTTGTACCACAGTAGAGCTAATGACGCTCTCTTGAAGTTCCAAAATATACAAGAGCCACACCCTAAGACTATGTACTTTTATGTGCAAAATGAGCATTACTATGCCGTAACTAACATCACAGCATTTTTAGGCGCCCCATATGTCTGTCCAGCCTGTCATACCGGCTACACCCGCAAGGGGGGGCACTCGTGCCGTTATAACTGTTCAGTGTGTCTGGATAAACATTGCCCTATGCAACCGCTAAACTTGACACCCTGTGAGGATTGTCACCGCACATGTCGTTCGGCCTACTGTTACGAAAAACACAAAACTGAAACATGGCACCCCAAGGCCTGTAAATCTGTAAGCAGTTGTGACATTAACAAGAAATGTCCAAAATGTCATTGCAATTACAACCTTAAAATAGACAGCCCTAAACCCCATGTTTGTGGTATTCTACATTGCCCAATCTGTAAAGGGCCCTTGAAAAGCAGAGACGCAGAACTTGTTCAAGAAGTAACACATGAGTGTTACATTCAGCCCTTGGCTGAAGATGAACATacagagaaatatgttttttatgaTTTTGAGACAAATCAGCAATCAGGGGTTCACTTGCCTATTTTTGTATCTACCATGACTTTCACCGGTGAAAAGTGGTCGGCCGAGGGGCCCGATTGCGCCCGACTCtttctaaaacattttagaaaggcCCAGTACAGAAACTTCACGTTTATTGCTCACAATGCGCGAGCCTATGACTCCTATCTGCTTCTGAACCCTTTGATACAGCAAGGCGTGGCGCCCAGTGTCATTGCTCAAGGGAGTAAAATCTTATGTTTTGTTGACCACGCCTTCAAACAGAGATACATTGACAGCTTAAGCTTCTTACCCATGAGATTGGCTCAAATGCCAGAGGCCTTGGGTTTTGAAAACTCGGTCAAAGGCTATTTCCCCCACTTCTTCACATCTGAGGAGAATCTACATTATATAGGAGCTTATCCAGCCCCCGAAATGTACGGTTGTGATCAAATGTCTCCCAAAGAGCGTGAGAAATTCATGACGTGGTACGAGACAGTAAGACATGGAACTTTTGATTTTCATAAAGAGATGAAATCATACTGTGACAATGACGTGGTTATACTACGTGAAGGATGCCTCAGATTCAGAGAAGAGGTAATCAAAGATGCAGGCATTGACCCCTGGAGCTGTACAACTATTGCATCCGCGTGCATGAAAACCTATCGTACACACTATCTAACTCCAGCATCTATAGCGATCCCATCGCCAGACAACTACCGACGACAATTCAAGGCCTACTCTAGTGGCTCCATTCAATGGTTGGAGTACCTAGCCCAggataaaaatgtttttatccaACATGCTTTGAATCGGGGGGAGAAGGCTTTTGGGCCTTACcatgtagatggatacacacagatTGACGGTGTTGAGACAGTGTATGAGTACAACGGCTGTTTCTTCCACGGTTGTAAATTATGCTTTGTCCCCCAGGCCATGTGTGTCCTAACCCAAAAGACTTTTGGGGAAATGTACCAAGAGTTTCAAGACAAACTGAATTCTTTAAAGGCTACATACGGGTTAAAAGTTGTGGTTTTGTGGGAACACGAATGGACAGCCCTGAAAAAGGCGGATCCTCATGTTCAGGCCTTCCTTACCCAATATGACCCTCCAGAGCCCCTGGAACCGAGACAGGCCTTGTTTGGAGGCAGGACCAATGCTTTGACATTGCGTTATGTAGCTCAACCCGACGAGACAATAGGCTATGTAGATCTTACATCCCTATATCCTCATGTAATGAGTTCCTCATGCTATCCTATAGGGCATCCTGAAATTATTCACAGCGACTTTGACGAACCCCAAAATTATTTTGGTTTAATCAAGGCGACTGTCTACCCTCCTAGGGGTCTGTTTATACCTGTGCTGCCTTACAAGGTGTCTAAAGGAAAACTTTTCTTTCCCCTTTGTCGCACATGCTGTGAACACAACAACCAGGAAAACCCATGTGATCACTCAGATCAAGAAAGAGCCCTGACCGGTGTCTGGGTCACCGTTGAATTCTCTAAGGCTTTGGAGAAGGGGTATCGTGTGGCCAAAATCTTTGAAGTGTGGAACTTTTCCAGGAAATCAGACACACTTTTTAAAGAGTACATCAAGACCTTCTTGAGATGCAAGCAGATGGCTTCAGGCTATCCAGCATCTGTCACAGATCAAGAGAGTAAAGAGAAGTACATTCAAGACTACCATGACAGAGAAGGCATACTTCTTGACCCTGACAGAATACAGGTcaacaaaaccaaaagaaatgTTTCGAAATTGTACTTGAACTCCCTTTGGGGGAAGTTAGCGCAGAGAAGCAATATGCTAACAACTTCGATCATTAAAGACCCGGAAGAATTTTTGGAATTTGTTTTTTTCGGACCAATGCGAAATTTCACATTTTTCATTCTTGAGTCAAGACATTGCCTTGGTGCAATGGCGTCGCAACCCAAAGTGGGTTCTACCCCCaggtaa